In Lepisosteus oculatus isolate fLepOcu1 chromosome 17, fLepOcu1.hap2, whole genome shotgun sequence, a genomic segment contains:
- the map10 gene encoding microtubule-associated protein 10 isoform X1, giving the protein MANKSDKLETLFSFEVLVEYVNLDRVSQGSVDPAVAIRLLDFPTLMIYPGGREEDAQQDDDSGSEKENEASQFLHPPRGRNREYRFNKGKSCLFKIRLDSLHTHLSNTPLYAMVLDLTKEAPKLVGSSLISLAKTADRVMADVRQHGICTPSAQGEKGVFAVSNLMGDRVGCISLGFKLLSLGASLIPHIPENRILKTGSCQVKDHTVTPSGDLETGADSIQVTLPVAPGDSSSVLLQKMELEGQHTQVIISEPDAKQRNVTSAGTQTDFVKRRQIETQRKNVGLDNATDTAVFCPPPLYYRCSVKEQDEVDADRYRSVRVGIEALGVEELCSEEDECAEERDLPAKGQALKHTKDGSERSGAAQQSQTALGDTLRQLPLLNALLLELSLLSSQPQLPPLPVHPRLAWLYRSAEEQSHGAVQEMRSGSPAYTSSTSQTPVRKRSTSPGLKQWKLQAKTTGSLPISPKENGKTLKTNASHEKDRKKVPSPVPKRKLMYGLTNTLRLRLQKTNPDMLINHERRERYRRKQIELMKCKNKKSGRMKSRQAQERQNHTPRAAEIRDAGNSLDGNVETLINSLDLESPRVENPVTQHRRKQQSSSPVITKFHLRSSNHPARETVSNAVPKRGKKPGLVSSESSVHVHIPNVLSQDPDHSGDETGFPEPNATSPGFPSSSSDGNMSPGSSRFSSPGREYSDDFIDSPEPLEYVEDFSGPEPSDCHSAELKNGSEPALAAPREDCSDEGSSSNSSSFGSQRAAVPLPIRANSSPKLSLKGTRVTRPRQGTPAITESTEDSEHVSVDSKQPGDDRGTPRSLNIVAKETFDSQTLPGSGRQYGSFEGSYCISDSLGSPVGTNDTDLEFIGHEVASRELHEEEEARDELGSLDFENKYHHISELVVNKLPGYTL; this is encoded by the coding sequence ATGGCTAACAAGTCGGACAAGTTAGAAACACTCTTTTCATTCGAGGTCTTGGTTGAATACGTAAACCTCGACAGGGTTAGTCAAGGCAGCGTGGATCCCGCTGTAGCAATACGTTTACTGGATTTTCCAACCTTGATGATCTACCCAGGTGGCCGAGAGGAAGATGCGCAGCAGGACGACGACTCCGGGAGTGAAAAGGAAAACGAGGCATCACAATTTCTCCACCCGCCGCGGGGGAGGAACCGCGAATATCGTTTTAACAAAGGCAAGTCGTGCTTGTTTAAAATCAGGCTGGATTCGCTACACACCCATTTGTCCAACACGCCGCTGTACGCGATGGTTTTGGATTTGACGAAGGAAGCGCCGAAGTTAGTTGGGAGCTCCTTGATCTCCCTGGCGAAAACAGCCGACAGAGTGATGGCAGATGTCAGGCAGCACGGAATTTGCACCCCTTCCGCCCAGGGAGAGAAAGGGGTTTTTGCTGTAAGCAACTTGATGGGAGACAGGGTAGGCTGTATTTCCCTGGGGTTTAAACTTTTAAGTTTGGGGGCGAGCTTGATCCCGCATATTCCTGAAAACAGGATTCTAAAAACTGGGTCTTGTCAAGTGAAAGATCATACAGTTACACCTTCAGGAGACCTAGAAACTGGGGCTGACAGCATCCAGGTGACTTTACCGGTAGCTCCGGGCGACTCGTCCAGCGTGCTTCTTCAGAAGATGGAGTTGGAGGGACAGCACACTCAGGTGATAATATCAGAGCCAGATGCAAAACAAAGGAATGTTACTTCAGCTGGGACCCAGACTGACTTTGTGAAGAGAAGGCAAATAGAAACTCAAAGAAAGAATGTAGGCCTTGATAATGCAACAGACACTGCTGTATTTTGCCCTCCACCTTTGTACTACAGGTGCTCAGTGAAAGAACAAGACGAAGTGGACGCTGATCGATACAGGTCAGTCAGGGTAGGGATTGAAGCTCTTGGGGTGGAGGAGCTTTGTTCTGAAGAGGACGAATGTGCAGAAGAAAGGGATCTGCCTGCAAAAGGTCAGGCCTTGAAGCATACCAAGGATGGATCAGAACGCTCTGGAGCAGCACAACAAAGCCAGACAGCTCTGGGGGATACATTAAGACAGCTGCCTTTGCTCAATGCCCTGCTTCTTGAACTTTCTCTGTTGAGCAGTCAGCCTCAGCTGCCTCCGTTACCAGTCCATCCCCGTCTTGCCTGGTTGTACAGGTCTGCAGAGGAGCAATCCCATGGAGCTGTGCAGGAGATGAGGTCAGGATCACCAGCGTACACGTCCAGCACGTCGCAGACCCCAGTAAGGAAAAGGTCAACGAGTCCAGGGCTCAAGCAGTGGAAATTGCAGGCAAAAACAACAGGCTCCCTACCTATTTCCCCTAAGGAGAACGGCAAAACACTAAAGACAAATGCAAGTCATGAAAAGGATCGAAAGAAGGTCCCTTCTCCTGTACCTAAGAGAAAACTGATGTACGGACTGACAAACACACTGCGTCTGAGACTGCAGAAGACAAACCCTGATATGTTAATAAACCACGAGCGCCGAGAACGCTATAGAAGAAAGCAAATTGAGCTgatgaaatgtaagaacaagaaAAGTGGGAGGATGAAATCTAGACAGGCGCAGGAGAGGCAAAACCACACGCCCAGGGCGGCTGAGATACGTGATGCCGGCAATAGTTTGGATGGAAATGTGGAAACGCTGATCAACAGTTTAGATTTAGAATCGCCTCGGGTTGAAAATCCTGTGACGCAGCACAGAAGGAAGCAGCAAAGTAGTTCCCCCGTCATAACAAAGTTTCATCTACGCTCAAGTAACCACCCTGCTCGTGAAACCGTTTCCAACGCAGTTCCAAAACGGGGCAAAAAACCGGGGCTCGTGTCTTCTGAGAGCAGTGTGCATGTCCACATACCCAACGTGCTCAGCCAGGACCCTGACCACAGCGGTGATGAAACAGGCTTCCCTGAACCCAATGCAACAAGCCCTGGATTTCCAAGTTCAAGTTCCGATGGAAATATGAGCCCAGGAAGTAGTCGGTTCAGCAGCCCTGGACGGGAGTACTCGGATGATTTCATCGACAGCCCTGAGCCCCTTGAATATGTGGAAGATTTTTCTGGTCCTGAACCTTCCGACTGCCACTCTGCAGAGCTTAAAAACGGCAGTGAACCTGCTCTGGCCGCTCCGAGGGAAGACTGTTCGGATGAAGGCTCCAGCTCAAACAGCAGTTCCTTTGGAAGTCAAAGAGCTGCCGTTCCTCTTCCCATTAGAGCAAACTCTTCTCCTAAACTGTCTCTGAAAGGCACACGAGTCACCCGGCCTCGCCAGGGGACACCAGCCATCACTGAGTCCACAGAGGACAGTGAGCACGTTTCAGTTGATTCTAAACAACCGGGCGATGACAGGGGAACCCCTAGATCTCTTAACATTGTTGCCAAGGAAACATTTGATTCACAAACTTTACCAGGCTCCGGGAGGCAGTACGGATCTTTTGAAGGAAGCTACTGTATCAGTGACTCTCTAGGGAGCCCAGTAGGCACTAACGACACTGACCTGGAATTCATCGGACATGAAGTCGCATCACGTGAACTCcatgaggaagaggaggcaaGAGATGAGCTTGGCTCCTTAGATTTTGAAAACAAGTACCATCATATTTCAGAACTCGTGGTCAACAAGCTCCCTGGCTACACACTGTGA
- the map10 gene encoding microtubule-associated protein 10 isoform X2 — translation MVLDLTKEAPKLVGSSLISLAKTADRVMADVRQHGICTPSAQGEKGVFAVSNLMGDRVGCISLGFKLLSLGASLIPHIPENRILKTGSCQVKDHTVTPSGDLETGADSIQVTLPVAPGDSSSVLLQKMELEGQHTQVIISEPDAKQRNVTSAGTQTDFVKRRQIETQRKNVGLDNATDTAVFCPPPLYYRCSVKEQDEVDADRYRSVRVGIEALGVEELCSEEDECAEERDLPAKGQALKHTKDGSERSGAAQQSQTALGDTLRQLPLLNALLLELSLLSSQPQLPPLPVHPRLAWLYRSAEEQSHGAVQEMRSGSPAYTSSTSQTPVRKRSTSPGLKQWKLQAKTTGSLPISPKENGKTLKTNASHEKDRKKVPSPVPKRKLMYGLTNTLRLRLQKTNPDMLINHERRERYRRKQIELMKCKNKKSGRMKSRQAQERQNHTPRAAEIRDAGNSLDGNVETLINSLDLESPRVENPVTQHRRKQQSSSPVITKFHLRSSNHPARETVSNAVPKRGKKPGLVSSESSVHVHIPNVLSQDPDHSGDETGFPEPNATSPGFPSSSSDGNMSPGSSRFSSPGREYSDDFIDSPEPLEYVEDFSGPEPSDCHSAELKNGSEPALAAPREDCSDEGSSSNSSSFGSQRAAVPLPIRANSSPKLSLKGTRVTRPRQGTPAITESTEDSEHVSVDSKQPGDDRGTPRSLNIVAKETFDSQTLPGSGRQYGSFEGSYCISDSLGSPVGTNDTDLEFIGHEVASRELHEEEEARDELGSLDFENKYHHISELVVNKLPGYTL, via the coding sequence ATGGTTTTGGATTTGACGAAGGAAGCGCCGAAGTTAGTTGGGAGCTCCTTGATCTCCCTGGCGAAAACAGCCGACAGAGTGATGGCAGATGTCAGGCAGCACGGAATTTGCACCCCTTCCGCCCAGGGAGAGAAAGGGGTTTTTGCTGTAAGCAACTTGATGGGAGACAGGGTAGGCTGTATTTCCCTGGGGTTTAAACTTTTAAGTTTGGGGGCGAGCTTGATCCCGCATATTCCTGAAAACAGGATTCTAAAAACTGGGTCTTGTCAAGTGAAAGATCATACAGTTACACCTTCAGGAGACCTAGAAACTGGGGCTGACAGCATCCAGGTGACTTTACCGGTAGCTCCGGGCGACTCGTCCAGCGTGCTTCTTCAGAAGATGGAGTTGGAGGGACAGCACACTCAGGTGATAATATCAGAGCCAGATGCAAAACAAAGGAATGTTACTTCAGCTGGGACCCAGACTGACTTTGTGAAGAGAAGGCAAATAGAAACTCAAAGAAAGAATGTAGGCCTTGATAATGCAACAGACACTGCTGTATTTTGCCCTCCACCTTTGTACTACAGGTGCTCAGTGAAAGAACAAGACGAAGTGGACGCTGATCGATACAGGTCAGTCAGGGTAGGGATTGAAGCTCTTGGGGTGGAGGAGCTTTGTTCTGAAGAGGACGAATGTGCAGAAGAAAGGGATCTGCCTGCAAAAGGTCAGGCCTTGAAGCATACCAAGGATGGATCAGAACGCTCTGGAGCAGCACAACAAAGCCAGACAGCTCTGGGGGATACATTAAGACAGCTGCCTTTGCTCAATGCCCTGCTTCTTGAACTTTCTCTGTTGAGCAGTCAGCCTCAGCTGCCTCCGTTACCAGTCCATCCCCGTCTTGCCTGGTTGTACAGGTCTGCAGAGGAGCAATCCCATGGAGCTGTGCAGGAGATGAGGTCAGGATCACCAGCGTACACGTCCAGCACGTCGCAGACCCCAGTAAGGAAAAGGTCAACGAGTCCAGGGCTCAAGCAGTGGAAATTGCAGGCAAAAACAACAGGCTCCCTACCTATTTCCCCTAAGGAGAACGGCAAAACACTAAAGACAAATGCAAGTCATGAAAAGGATCGAAAGAAGGTCCCTTCTCCTGTACCTAAGAGAAAACTGATGTACGGACTGACAAACACACTGCGTCTGAGACTGCAGAAGACAAACCCTGATATGTTAATAAACCACGAGCGCCGAGAACGCTATAGAAGAAAGCAAATTGAGCTgatgaaatgtaagaacaagaaAAGTGGGAGGATGAAATCTAGACAGGCGCAGGAGAGGCAAAACCACACGCCCAGGGCGGCTGAGATACGTGATGCCGGCAATAGTTTGGATGGAAATGTGGAAACGCTGATCAACAGTTTAGATTTAGAATCGCCTCGGGTTGAAAATCCTGTGACGCAGCACAGAAGGAAGCAGCAAAGTAGTTCCCCCGTCATAACAAAGTTTCATCTACGCTCAAGTAACCACCCTGCTCGTGAAACCGTTTCCAACGCAGTTCCAAAACGGGGCAAAAAACCGGGGCTCGTGTCTTCTGAGAGCAGTGTGCATGTCCACATACCCAACGTGCTCAGCCAGGACCCTGACCACAGCGGTGATGAAACAGGCTTCCCTGAACCCAATGCAACAAGCCCTGGATTTCCAAGTTCAAGTTCCGATGGAAATATGAGCCCAGGAAGTAGTCGGTTCAGCAGCCCTGGACGGGAGTACTCGGATGATTTCATCGACAGCCCTGAGCCCCTTGAATATGTGGAAGATTTTTCTGGTCCTGAACCTTCCGACTGCCACTCTGCAGAGCTTAAAAACGGCAGTGAACCTGCTCTGGCCGCTCCGAGGGAAGACTGTTCGGATGAAGGCTCCAGCTCAAACAGCAGTTCCTTTGGAAGTCAAAGAGCTGCCGTTCCTCTTCCCATTAGAGCAAACTCTTCTCCTAAACTGTCTCTGAAAGGCACACGAGTCACCCGGCCTCGCCAGGGGACACCAGCCATCACTGAGTCCACAGAGGACAGTGAGCACGTTTCAGTTGATTCTAAACAACCGGGCGATGACAGGGGAACCCCTAGATCTCTTAACATTGTTGCCAAGGAAACATTTGATTCACAAACTTTACCAGGCTCCGGGAGGCAGTACGGATCTTTTGAAGGAAGCTACTGTATCAGTGACTCTCTAGGGAGCCCAGTAGGCACTAACGACACTGACCTGGAATTCATCGGACATGAAGTCGCATCACGTGAACTCcatgaggaagaggaggcaaGAGATGAGCTTGGCTCCTTAGATTTTGAAAACAAGTACCATCATATTTCAGAACTCGTGGTCAACAAGCTCCCTGGCTACACACTGTGA